A stretch of DNA from Tigriopus californicus strain San Diego chromosome 8, Tcal_SD_v2.1, whole genome shotgun sequence:
TTTTTCTATGATATTTAGGAGcgcttttcctccaaaatttgggGCCCAATCCAACTTGCCAATTTGAGCCACGGTGGATTTACAAGTACTGAAACTTATCGCCAGAGAACTTTGTAGCAACCCTGTACATGGTCTTATAATAGAATTGAGCAAATTACAGCAAATTTCACCGCTTTTACTCCTTACCAACATTCTAAACGCTAAATTAAGTAGTGGCATCGGTGTCAGGGCTAAAGGCCTTGAAACCATTGTTTTTAACCAAATTTCGGGCCTTGCCAAGGTTCTAAACCCTAAATGTCATCCATCTCAAGGCCAATGACCTTAAAACCATtggtttttcatcaaattttgctcTTAACCAACGTTAAAAGCTCTAAGCTATGTAGTGGCATCAATACCATGGCTAAAAGCCAAGAAACCATTGGTTTTTCACCAAATTTTGGTCCTTACCATTGTTCTAAACCATAACCTAACTAGTGGCATCAATGTCAAATTGAAAGCATGCAACCATTGGGTTTTCAACGAAATTCAGACCGTACCAATGTAAAAGCACAAAAAAGAATTCATTAGTGTACAACCTGGATTAGAACTTAGTGGCCAacccccttactgtctgaaatcatgaccgcaaTTCATGTTGTCGGCTTGAACCTACCAATTAATACCTAACATTTATGCTGGGTTCTTATGGAATGGTTGCACAACCATGACTCCAGGTCATTACGTTGTGGTTTTTACTGATGTAACCAATCTGCATTGTGCAGGCAGATTGCCTTCAAATTGTAATCCAGCGGTGCTGAGATTGGTCCAACATTGGTGTTTTAGGTCAGAAAGTGTTACtaggagctggtgtagccaagcggtctaagaggcttcgtgaacaaggcaagaatcctctccccaggtgtggtgggttcaaaccccggcgccggaagtaacacttaaggagctggtgtagccgagcggtctgAGGGGCAGCGCTAACAAGGCGAGAATCCTCTCCCTtagtgtcgtgggttcaaacagGTCATTATGTTGTGGTTTTTACTGATGTAACCACTCTGCATTGCGCATtgctttttatctttttgatGTTTGAGTGGACATGAAATTTACAAATGAAATGCAGTGACTTATTTGCCGTTGATGTGATTAAAGAAATAATCACGGAAGACCTTGCCAGTTGCAAGACGGAAACCTgtaagttagcctcaaaatgtaactttTTTACAAAATGTAATTTTCCTCTCATCAAACCCATGGAACACTTGCATAATGTTAACTTCTCTCAAACCACAAAAAGGAAGATGAATAACGCTTCTCAAAATATTTAGTGtaagtaaaaaaagatttaaaccaaaaaaaaccttcattcTCGAACCCTTTTGTCCCCttatatttgtcatttgtttcacgtcatattttcTAAATGTCAAAAATCGTTTAAAACTGTTTGTTGCACTTTTAAGTTTTCTGTACAAAAGTAACCATATCACTAATCACGGGAAGCCCAGGCCAGGCCATAttccattttccaacaatTCCGGCATTGTTAATGACCGAACTGAATGGGACCGCTTCAGGTATTCAGAAAGGTGCAAAAATACGGGAAGAATGAACGGTCAGTATCTTTTAATTGTCAAAACATCTGTCTTAAAGCACTCGTAATTTCGCCTTGTCGTAAGCGCTTTTAAGCTTAAATTGATGattctttacattttaagaTTTTGGCGCTTTTTATCCACATCTTATTTGAAGGCACTTTCTTCAAACGTACCTCAAGAACTGATGACGATTAACGCGATAACTAGCGATAACTAATATTTCTTGTCCAGGCTTGCGGATTATGGCTGCTTAAAAGCCAGTTATGATAGTTATTTCGAACTCGTCACCTACAATGAAGTTGTGCcccatgatgtcctgatttcaaaaaataaccTCATATGTCgtggcatttttttggcaagatatggctTGGGCCTCCCATGTAATGGcaacgcgttactttttcttaaCAGTGATGGTAACGCGTTACTATTCGTCGGTGAGGGTTAAGCCCTCATTATTTGTAACCGTTGCTCGGCCCTCCCTAATAAAGAGATTTGCCAGCCAActctattttttcttctcttttttttattagcaaaCCGCCATGACCGGAATGGTGGAGGGCGATATAGAAGTTGGGGTGAAGTCTGTGGACGTCATTGCCGCCATAAAGGCAGATCCATATGGAGATCGCCGACAGGAACGCGCCAAACAGGCCGCTGCTTGTGCCCGATCCGCTGCCAATGCTGCGCGTCATGTGGCCACCTCCTCACCAACGCCGGGGGCCTTGCGAGCTGCCAGACTGGCAGAAAGTTTGGCATCGACTGCTGAAACGTTGGCTGCAACATTGTAATTACTTAAATATATTGTGccaaaaacgaaaatgaaacCGTAGAATAATGAGGGATGGTCTTAAAAAAGGAGTAAAGGTGTGAAACAAAGACCAGCCCGTGCTCTATTATGTCCGTCCATCATTCATTAGTTTCATCTACAAATTAATTTaaacccagaatggtgtcccaaacttagagagtttggccttctcaaattcaatgagaggGGCTGTTCTAAACACGGGtatagctttttccacccatttatgtgcatgagatctttgaggtacaaggtatgcctcaatttcaaatgcacaaaggcccatctcaggggcactaggaggaagagacagcagttgtctcaacctcattgtcaagtctctcaacagacttaccccacccctttcctctctccatccctatttccctccccttgttcccctccctctcctgcaacctcaccctcaattcctttaacctctcttctgcccaaactttgtagccctaagcccccctctggtcgccatgagccccacgcatctctTAGAttgtatgctcaggtggcggccagagttccttctccctcttctcctccccttttaccctctcctcaaaggttctcttatcctccacctaggattagttttgtccaaaaacaggattttttaaggttagagagactagtcaaagatttgatagctctagtccatcgaagggaTATCTGaccataaaagggctttatttgaatgtgcattgtcttatttccaaaccagacagcacaaaaatcaaggttcttgaggaactagctttagataggcaggtctcgttcatttccatgacagaaacttggcttcgaccaggggtgTTGGATAAAGggctggccatggttggtttcaatttagttcgatgtgatagagtacgccctgatattcccatttttccgcatgggggcgtatgtctatatgttagaaatgacctgcacactagtcatgtaaaattGTCtgatggagaagtagaggtcttagtttgtcatcttcaaggtcttgatctgtccattgcgacaatatataggccccctcttgttcagtaagctcgttcttgtcagctctcaaattcataggaaatgagttggaccagtcactttgctcaaaggttttctttgtaggggacttcaattttccagctagcgttgtagaatgtgaggctagtccagatgggtatatttcCGTATCGAAATAGACGTCTCAGTCattcaaaaagctggaggaatttgcgatcttgcgcaatctctctcagcatgttggtgtagcttctagagagaatagtgttctcgacttgttttttcccaatgaccctgatctgatccagtatgtccatgtgacacctagtaatctgtcagatcatcatgttcttgagatagggtcgaccataactcaaaagccggcgtgctctaaaGTAagaccggtcaaaaaggtcggtctggctaagttcaagttcaaagatgaacattggccgttgattgcGGAAAGGTTAGGAGAGCCTcattttcaatgctgaaaaaggaatcatccattgatgtagccataaacaaaatgattctagtttttgagcacggctgttccactctagcaatctctgaatatgttccacagggcggggcacagtctaaaattccgaagtatagggaagaatttgttcaaaaagagttgcaaactagcaaaaaggctccagagaAATTTGAATCTAGTAGTTGTGGccagccttcaaagaaatttggagttgatccaaggtagaattaaggcctccagtGTGAATGGAcaagtgaaaaatgaaaagtagaGTAGTTTAGGAGGTGAGGgcgaatccgaaggcatttttctcttatgcaaactctaagagaaagatgaagcaccctgtagggccttttgaggtcaatggggaaacCATACACAATGTCaagtctatggccaacatactcggagatcagttctctagtgtgttttcaactccactgagtttaggagcaacagtccattgctctattgatgagtttgttgggattggcaaggcttgtcaagttgagcatttagatgatctcgtagtcacagatcaggatgctatagaggccatcagggacttgagactctcgagctcccctggccctgatggggtgacatctcagtttctgatgagatgctcgcaggttcttgctcctgttttctcgtacttgatgcgttgcatcttggaccagggcaagcTTCCCTCTTCTTtcaaggtagctcatgttgttccaattttcaaagggggagatagtcactccccagtaactataggccgatttctctcacttcgaatattgcgaaggtgttttgtttggatctgggacccacataaactcattgttttggaatagaattgaaggttcaaaatttaacCGCTATGGTGCGCTGAACATACCGTTGTAGGAACAGAGAAAGTGTGCGTCTTGACGCAAGTAGAACTCGGTATCAACTGCTTTATTAACCGGCCTCAACATCCAGGATAACCGGGCACTACACAATTCCCCCCCNNNNNNNNNNNNNNNNNNNNNNNNNNNNNNNNNNNNCCCGCAATGAATTGGAgaacaggaaaaaaacaataaaaatgcCCGGTTTTAATTAGTTCTTGTACCGGGTTGGAGTCCGTAATGGGCGGCCGCAGGTTGAAAACCTTTTATCCTCCTCATCCGAGGACAACACGCTGTCAACTTGGAATGCAGGTTTGAGGCGATCTAGAGACACAGCATCATTTTTGCCACGTCGAGCAATCCCAAAATACTTGGCATGGCGTTCTAAGACCAGGTACGGGCCACCATATGGGCGTTGAAGAGGTGTTTTCAAAGCGTCATTCAGCTCATACACGTGTGTGCATGAGGCCAAGGCTTTACTCACGTCACGTTACTCACAGGCACGTCCCGCCGATGCCAAGCGGGTTCAACAAACCGGCGGTTTCGCAGGAAAGTTCGTAACTGAACGAGGTACTCATTTGATGACTGGGGCTCAGGTGTTATAAAAAACCCTGCTGGTAGTCTAGGTACTTCACCAAAGACCATGTCGAAGCTGGAGCACTCGTGATCCTCCTTGACACTGGATCGGATTCCCAACATGATGAGAGGCAACTCTTGGGTCCAGTGATCTGTTACAGCACGTGCTTTCAGAGCAGATTTAGGTCGCCGGTGGAACCGCTCGACCATGCCATTGGTAGATCCACAAAGACTAAAGGTGACTATCCCTCTCTCGCCACAGCTGCCTAAACCATGACTGAGGCCGGTTTCTGCCTCCTGAAGTAAGATCTGACCTCTGAGGAGAAGGAGGCAATATTGGAGGGCAAAATTCTATCATTTTGCTTGTTGTACACTGCCTCTACTGTGAATAACTTCTCATCCAAGGAGATGGGATTGGGCAGCTTGCCGGGTTGTGTGCAGGAGACAAGCAATTTGAGGAATTGATTGCTACTTTTCAtccttttctcttttgtgGCCTCTGAGAGCAATTGTGCTTTACAAAGTTTGTAGCACCAAACATTGAGGTTCTTGGCAAGTAATTTCTGCATGGTTGACCCGCGCCTTCTATAGTCTTTGGCAACGTCAGTTTGGCAACAACAGGGGTAACAACAGGGGTTGGGCTGAAGTTTACCCTGGACAGACCTAATCGCTgcagggttacattttgaccTTGGACAACCTTTCCAAGGTCTATCATTGGTTTTACCAAGTTCGCGGTATCATCTGAGGGGTCTGTCACAAAAGTTTTGGAAACTTATAACTTATTATAAAGTTATTATTGTTTTCGACAGCTGATATTCAAAGCTAAAAGCGCAggaaatttgaatcaaattggaTATATAAGCTACGAGATAAATGCACGCCGGAGAACTGAGTAGcaagataaacgttattctccaccgattagttggcggtgctcatttttaaatttgtggcaaaatgttaaaaggtttagacaGAGACTTTAAcggttatcaatatcgtgttaagttaggttgggttaggttaggtaaggttaaattaggtcaggttaagattcaaaaaagtagcaccgccaactaatcggtggagaatagcGTTTACCGAGTAGCAACCGTAGCACCCCTTTATTTGATTTGCACTTTACACTTTTTAGCGAATGGTTGAATTagaaaactttgaagaaaggaacaaaaagaagttACCACTTTTTTTGGGTCAATATAGATCAGACGATAGTTTTATGATTAAAATAATGTCTAAACCAGAAAGCTTGATTATTCAGATCGCTAAGGAAAAACTGCTTTGATGATATGAAAAAAGGAGGAGCTGAATTTCAGGCCACCGCCACCTTGCActcaattttttaaagcaagATTATAGTTTTGATTAGCATCAGTCTGAGAGCTGGTTTTGGTTGAGTTATTTGAGGGAGGGTTCTGCTTTCCTTCACTGGAACACGGTGCACATGAGACAGGAAAATTGaccaaataaaaaaccaatttcagacgaattttcatttgttccGAACTTTCTTGATATTTATATTAACTCTCAAAAAAAGTGCACGAACCTCTTTGGAGAtaataattgattttgaaaatgcgtACTAGTGAACCCTCAGTGTGTGAGAGTTTTTTGCTACAATCATTTTGTTCGTCTAATATTGAATAAGTACTtgactccgacaaaatatgttgttttcccTTCGAGCAGATATTGCTGACGTTTGACCCTTAGCTGAATAAAAGCAGTTAGTGCAACCATGTCGAATTTCTACTCGGCATACAAACAATTTCTTGGTCGGCTTTTAGTGATTACTTTACTTCAATGTAgacatgtgttttttttcctttttttgcggacttccttatcaCTACTGTGTGTGTCTGTATTTCTGATTAAGTATTGAAGAACACTTTGTTGAGAAAACGTTGCTTGGGGAATTCTTTCAAGGGGGGTCTTTCCGTAGTTGTCTACGGCTCTCTTGAAGTTCAGAGAGTTATTTTTATATGGTTGACAAATTGATACGATAATGACTCTGCACCCAAGCCAGAGATCAGAAATTACCGGTCGCAATCAAGCCTCTAAAATTGCAGCTTGACATAAAACAAACTATTCCCAACCACGGACTAATGACCAGGACAACCCGAGATGAACGTGGCCctcaacaagaagaagagcaaagccTTATCAATATCTGGGGGGTCTCCTTTTCAACTTTCTCTTCTCCGGaaccaagcccagccactgCTCCAAGATCTCTTTAGCCTTGCCCTCCATTCTTCATTCTTCCCGCCAGTGTGGATGGAGTCagacatcatcttcatccacaagaaggggcccaggcACATTCCAGACAATCATTGGACCATTGCCCTGAGAACCCTTTCCTGAAGATGATGCCCATCCTACTTGTTGCccacttctccggattggtCGAGGATAGAGATCTCCGACCAGAGTTCCATTTTGGTTTACCGAGAAGCTGCTctaccaccacggcagctactctctTCTATGAAAGTGCATTCttacatcagcaataagagggCAATGTATTAGGAACATATCCGTGATTGGGACGttgaagcaggaaaagaagatgacgtcactATTAAATTTAGAGAGGTTTCTCATTCTTTTGAGGCTTAGTAGttctttgttattgttgtggGTTGACCGCATGTTCGTGATCATCCTGTgtaattctagtcataatttGAATAAAGTTCCCTACGTTGCCTCCTTATTTCTTTGACTGAAATCAAAACATAGCGCAGGCGTGGAACATTTTGCCGTATCAATGGACAAACCGATTACAAGTTCAAGGCTCATTTGATCGATCTAGCAATGTTATTTAGGCAATGAAAATCTATTCCGCATTGAAATCGGAGCGAGTTTCTGAATGGTTG
This window harbors:
- the LOC131885047 gene encoding uncharacterized protein LOC131885047 encodes the protein MDNQAQATPQHPQPPLYAPPDLQTAMTGMVEGDIEVGVKSVDVIAAIKADPYGDRRQERAKQAAACARSAANAARHVATSSPTPGALRAARLAESLASTAETLAATL